The Cyanobacteria bacterium GSL.Bin1 genome includes a region encoding these proteins:
- a CDS encoding DUF4163 domain-containing protein yields the protein MKIQTSLSLLCIFLVVACGEANTNQSPHLSTPTSLSTAKGEAWMVKPINQEWQTGNCDKEGQPCFEVIVHYPQFKGNNNAITTHINQVIKQQVINLLGDYRFSENPNPKLPDLETIVQELFLDFNQQIEPNSVLANHWMIEINGKQASATPRTITMSISEYSYLGGAHPNSRQTYLNFDKKTGQLIQIEDFITNKELLLNRAERQFREAYNLTPTQDLSAAGLFENQLVLPQNFAITQEGLYLFYNTYEIGPYAAGTYEVNIPWTRLEDILKEDSLIDPDFS from the coding sequence ATGAAAATCCAAACCAGTCTCAGTTTACTCTGCATTTTTCTTGTGGTTGCTTGTGGAGAAGCAAACACCAATCAATCTCCTCATTTATCGACTCCCACTTCACTGAGTACCGCTAAAGGAGAAGCTTGGATGGTCAAACCAATTAACCAAGAATGGCAGACTGGAAATTGTGACAAGGAAGGTCAACCTTGCTTTGAAGTGATTGTTCATTATCCGCAATTCAAAGGTAATAATAATGCTATTACGACCCATATTAATCAAGTGATTAAACAACAGGTGATCAATTTACTCGGTGATTATCGATTTTCTGAAAATCCTAACCCTAAACTGCCAGATTTAGAGACGATTGTGCAAGAACTGTTTTTGGATTTTAACCAACAAATTGAACCTAATTCTGTCCTAGCGAATCATTGGATGATTGAAATTAACGGAAAACAAGCAAGCGCAACTCCAAGGACAATTACAATGAGCATATCCGAGTATTCTTATTTGGGTGGGGCTCATCCCAATTCCCGTCAGACTTATCTTAATTTCGATAAAAAGACTGGACAACTCATCCAAATCGAAGATTTTATTACCAATAAAGAATTACTTCTAAATCGTGCAGAACGACAATTTAGAGAAGCTTATAATTTGACCCCTACTCAAGATTTAAGTGCAGCAGGATTATTTGAAAATCAACTCGTATTACCGCAAAATTTTGCAATTACTCAAGAAGGATTATACTTATTTTATAATACTTATGAAATTGGCCCCTATGCCGCAGGGACTTATGAAGTCAACATTCCTTGGACAAGGTTAGAAGATATCTTAAAAGAAGACAGCCTTATTGATCCTGATTTCTCATGA